The nucleotide window AGTCGTTGTAGCCCACCAGACCGCCGACCTCGTAGGAGCCCGCCACCGCGCCCGTCGCGTAGCATTGGGATACCGTGCCGCCCCAGTTGTAGCCCACCAGGCCGCCGACGTTGTTTTCCCCCGTCACCTCGCCGCCATCAAGCCCGAGGTTCTGCACGACCCCGCCCGCGCCAACTGCCCCGAAAAGGCCTACATAATCCGTGCCAGGGCGGTTGATCGTAAGCCCCGTAATGACATACCCCTGGCCGTCCAATGTCCCCGTAAACGGCGTTGTCGAATCGCCGATTGGGTCAAACCCTGCGTCGCTGTTCCAGGCCGCCGTGGCCGAGGCGTCGATATCCTGGGTAAGGACGTAATCCCCGTCGAGGGGGTAGGCGGGGTCATTTCCAATGAGCTGAAGCTCTGCGATCGAGTCGATTTGGATGACTTGACCGAAAGCAGGCGCGGTATGCGCCATGCACACAGCCAGAACCATAGCCCAGAGGCATGTGAGGCACGGTGCTTTCTTGGCGTTGCGCAACGTGTGATTGGCCGATGAAGTACGCGAGATCATAAAAACCCCCCTTTGCCTGCCGCTATCCTGGCGGCAGCGTTAATGCTCCATCCGCTGGGGCGCGCCGCAATCCAGCATCTCGCTACGCAGGGATGAGTCAACGGCGCCTTAGCGACATTGCAGGAAGCAGTCCCCTTTTGGCCCCAAGAGCACCATATTCGATGTGGATAGAGGCGATTGCGCATGTTGACAGGCCCTAAACTAGACACATCTTAGAACAATTGTCTATATCTGTCAACAGGCTTCATGACACCGTTCTCGATGTGTCCCTGGGGGTGATGGGAAGGAGCCATGCGGCCTCCAAATCCAATGTATAAACGCCCGTTTCGTACCGAATCACCCGGTCGGCATGTTTGTGCTTGTTTGGGGGTTACTCTGAGAGTCGCGTGAGTTCGGATTCCAGTGCCTGAGGGTTCTGCCAGAGGGACGTGCGCGTTTCGGCTACGATGACGCCGCTCAGAAAGATCAGGGAAACGAGGTTGGGTATGGCCATGCAGGCGTTGGCGATGTCGGCGAACGACCACACGGCGCGCAGGGTTGTTACGGAGCCAATCATGACGAAAGCCACCCATAAGCACCGGTAGGGCATGACGGCCCTGGAGCCCAACAGGTATTCGGCGGCTTTCTCGCCGTAGTAGGACCATCCCAGGATGGTGGAGAACACGAAGGTCAGCAACCCGCCGGTAAGCACTACGCCGCCCAGCATGCCGAAGTCGCCGAAGGCGGCTTTGGTCAAGGCGGCGCCATCGTGGACGCCGGCCTGCCATTCGCCGGAATTGACCAGCACGAGACCGGTCATGGCGCATACGACTACGGTGTCCCAGAAGGTTCCGGTGGAAGATACGAGAGCCTGGCGCACGGGGGTGTTGGTTTGCGCGGCGGCGGCGACTATCGGTGCGCTGCCCAGGCCGGATTCGTTCGAGAAGAGGCCGCGGGCCGCCCCGTACCGTATGGCCTCCTTCATGGTGGCCCCGAGAAACCCGCCCAGGGCGGCCTGACCCGTGAACGCGCTCGTACAGATCAGCGCGATGGTGTGAGGGACCGTCGATGCATTCATGCACAGAAGGAGGATACAGCCGGCGACGTATGCGACGGCCATGAACGGAACCAGGGCCTCGCACACGCGCGCGATGGAGCGAATTCCCCCTAGAATCACGATGGCGGTCAAGATGGTCATGATAGCGCCTGTAACCCATGGGGAAATGTGAAACGTGTTGTTGACCAGCTCGGAAATGGAATTGGCCTGGACCATGTTGCCGATGCCGAAAGCGGCGACCGCGGTAAAGATGGCGAACAGAACGCCCAGCCACTTCTGGTTCATGCCGCGTTCGAGGACGTACATCGGCCCGCCGGCCATCTGGCCGTTGGCCCTGGTCACCCGGAACTTCACGGAAAGGAGAGCCTCGCCGTACTTTGTGGCGATTCCGAAGACGCCGGTCAACCACATCCAGAGCACGGCTCCGGGTCCTCCCGCGGCGATAGCCGTCGCTACACCGACAATGTTGCCGGTGCCGATTGTGGCAGCCAATGCGGTTGTCAAGGCGCCGAAGTGGCTGATATCGCCCTCCCCTTCGTTTGTTCGCTTCAGGGACAGCCGAATGGCCTTGCCCAGGTAGCGCTGGATGAACCGGAGCCGGATCGTGAGATAGACATGCGTGCCCAGGAGGAGGATGATAAGCGGCCACCCCCACATGAATCCGCTTACCGTATCCAGCAGCTTTTCGATTGACTCCATACGATTCGTCTCCATTGCCTGTGCGGCAAAACCATGCTGTTCGGGGGCCTGGACGGATGGGCTCTGTCACGGTAGAGGCTGGCTTGTGATGCCGAGCCGGCGGGCTTGCTTCTATCATAGCGCGCGCGGCGCCGTCAAGATTAAACCAGAGGAAATGAGCCGGTCTTTTCGTTCTCTTCTTGATTTTCCGGTGTTTCTGGTATGATAGGGTCTTGTGAGGCCGGGCCGCGCGCCTGCGATAGTCCGGCGCTCATGGTAATGGAACCGTGCACGCCGTTCGGGGATAATACATAGACTAGGTACTTACAAGCTGCGGGCAGGTATCAGACCGGGACGGGTGCGGCAGGAGAAACCGATGCCAGATACAAAATTCGTCATTCTAATCGCCATGGTGATGTTCACCTTCGCGTCCATTGTGACGACGTATATCAGCCTGAGCATTTCGGTGCTTCCCGAGCCCACCGTGACCATACCCATCACGCAGGACGTGAAGTGGGATTGTGCCTATTTGGCGTTGCTGATTTCGGTGGGTATCGGCCTGATGCTGTTTGCGCTGAAAGTGGCGATCATCGACGAGAAGAAGCGGCTCAACGTAGTAGGCCTTCTGGGCATGTTGATTGTGGCGTTCATCTCGATCTCGTTCAACATGGACGTGTTTTACCGCGCGGCCAACAGGGATTTTTACATCAATTACACCAATGCCCAGATGAAGAAAGTGTACGCGGACTACCTTGCGGAGGTGGAGTCGAAGCTTTCCGCGAAAAAGATGGAACTCCTCAAGCAGGTGGCCAAACAAGAGGGCGAACTGGAATCTGAGATTCGCGGTATTCGTGTGGACCCTGAAGGATACGGGCCGAAGGCGAAGAGCGAAGATTACAAGTTGACGCTGTTGCAGAAAGAGACGGAGGTCGAGCTTCGGTCGATCGAAGAAGCTCAGGCGATGAAAGCGAAGGCCGACGCGCTGCTGACGCAGTCCCCGAAAGACCTGACGGAGGTCGAGGCGCTGCAAGGCGAGCTGCAGGCCGCGGTCAAGGATATGGGCGCGAAGGCGGGGGTGCTGTTGCCGGAGCCGTACCGGGCTCAGAACCAGCTTTTCGTGGTATTTGCCAAGTTGTTCGATTTTCGCAACTCGGATTTCATGGAAATCTGCATGTCGCTTCTTATCATGGCCCTGGCGCTTCTGCTGGACCTGGGCGATATCATCGGCTACTGCATGGTCCCCGATGATCCCGAGGCCCGACGAGCCCGGAAACGCCGCGAGTACGATAGCTATGCCGGGCCGCAGGTTATCCCCGCCCCGTTGACCAAACCTCTCTTGCCGGAATCGGAATCCTCGCCTATCGACTATTACCCCGAGGATCAAAAGGAAGCTTTCTTCGCGCACAGGGAAGAGGATTACCCGCTGCCCGCTGCAGAAGCCGAGGTGGGGGGGCAGCCCCCGAGCAAACGCCCGTTCCACTTTCGCCGCAGACGGTAACCGCTGGCCCGCCTGTTTCTGCCGCCAGAACCTGCCGCCCGGAGGCGAGGATGCGGTTCAGACAGACTTGCGGGGCATGATTTGCCCGTCTTGACAGGGGGCATCGGTAAGCCCGAAACTCATCTCGGCCTCGACCGCAATGTCGTCTTCGATTCTAGCCACTGCCCGCACACGGCACGCGTTGTGCCTGAGCTGCAACATTTCCGATTCGACGATGAGCTGGTCGCCGGGCACGACCGTGCGGCGGAATCGAGCATTGGTGATGCCCATGAAATAGGCGAGTTTGCCCGCTTTTCCGTTTCCGTCGAATAGGAGTATCGCGCTGACCTGGGCCATGCTCTCGATGATCAAGACGCCCGGCATAATAGGCATATTGGGCCAGTGACCTTGAAAGAAGGGCTCGTTTACGGTCACGTTCTTGATGCCGACTACCCGTTTGTACGGGACATAGGACAGAATCCGGTCGACAAGCAGGAAGGGGAACCGGTGGGGCAGCACCTGCATGATGTTGTTCACATCCAGCGCGGGCTGGGTCTTCCCATAACTCCCCGCGAAACCAGGGTCAATCCTGGAATGGCCGTTCAACAGGGCCCTCTTCACCTGCTTGGAGAAATTCACGTGGAGGGGGTGGCCTGATTTCACGGCGATCACATGCCCCTTGATGGGCTGTCCCAACAGGAACAGGTCGCCCAATAGATCGACCAGCTTATGGCGCACAAACTCGTCCGGGAAACGGAGGTCGTCGTTCAGGATGGATTCGTCTCCAATCACGATGGCGTTCTCGAGACTTCCCCCTTTGATGAGGCCTTGTTCCTGAAGCATGCGCACCTCCCGCAAGAAGCAGAAGGTTCGGGCCGGGGCGATTTCCTTCTCGTACGTTTCGGGAGTGATGGTATATGAAGCGTATTGGGTACCCACCGCGACATGGTCGTAGGCAATAGTGACCGTGAGGCGCGTTTCGTCGGCCGGCAGCACGCTCAGCGTCTTGTCCTCGGACTTGTAATAGACGGGCTGCTTAATCTCGACATACTCGCGTTTGGCGTCTTGTTCGACGAGGCCGGCCTCTTTCAGGGTATTCAGAAACGGCAGGGCGCTCCCGTCGCCCACGGGCGCTTCATTGGCGTCCACTTCGATGTCGACATTGTCGATGCCGATACCGGCGATGGCAGAGAGCACATGCTCGACCGTATGAACCTTGACGCCGTTAATGCCGATCGTGGTACCGCGCGAGACATCCACCACGTGGTCGATGTCCGCCTTGACGGCCGGGCGGTCCGGGAGGTCCACCCGGTAGAAGGTCACCCCGCTGCCCACGGGCGCGGGTTTGAAGGTAATCGTGGTCAGGTTTCCGGTATGCAGACCAATGCCGGAAAAAGAAGACGGCTTAGCTATGGTCTTTTGACATTCCATCCCGCAGATTTTCCAATACCTCCAGGCGGCGCTGCAATTCGTGGATTTCCCGAAGAGCCTCCGGCAGCCGCCGCACACTTGCAATGATTCGTTTGTCTCGTTCGTGGTCCATGGCCGGGAAGCCAGAGACCACCTTTCCAGATGGGACAGACTTCGTAACCCCGCTTAACCCGGCAATCGTCACGCCGTCGCCGACCTCGATATGTCCCGCCACCCCCGCGCCGGCGGCGACAGTCACACCGTTTCCCAGAATAGCACTTCCCGAAATGCCTGCATTTCCGCAGATTATACAACTTCTGCCCATCTCGACATTGTGTCCGATTTGCACGAGGTTGTCAATCTTCGTGCCCCTTCCGATGATGGTGCTTCCAAACGTGGCGCGGTCAATGGCCGAATTTGCGCCGACCTCGACGTCATCCTCGATAACAACATTCCCGATTTGGGGAATCTTCCTGGGGCCATCGGGTCCTGGCAGATAGCCGAACCCGTCAGAGCCGATGACCGCGCCGCTGTGAATAGTGCAGCGCGCTCCCACGATTACCCCCGCTAAGATACTGGCATTCGGGTAGATAACCGTGTCGGCCCCGATGCGCGCGCCCGTGCCGACGTAGGCGCCTGTGTACACGCAGACGTTGTCGCCCAGGACTGCGTCAGGGGCCACGGTGACGTGGGCATCAAGCGCCACGTTTTCGCCGAGGTCAACATTTTCGCCAACAACCGCGCTGGGGTGAATACCGCGAGGCCGGGCGGCACCGGCAGCAGGGAGTTCCCGATGGAGGACGTCCAGAAAGGCGGCGTATGGGTCAGGCACTTGGATGAGGGGGATTCGCGCTACGGAGACGCTGCCGGGCACCAGGAGCGCGCCCGCCTTGGTACCCTCGAGGTAGCGCAGATAGCGGGAAGAGCTAATGAAAGAAAGCTCGCCTTCCCGGGCCTGGCGGATGCCGTTCAAGCCCGTTAGACGAACCGAATCATCTCCGATTACGATACCGCCGACCTGAGCCGCGATTTCGCCAACTGTTGCGTTCATGCGGATTCCCATCGTCTTGGCTTCTTCGTGCCCTGAGGACCAAGAAGCGAAGACGCCATCCGTTATTTGGCTTTCGCGTAAGCCTCGTTCAAAATCCGCTGTATTTCAAGGGTAATGTCAATCTTCGTGGCGAAATAAAGGACTGACGTACGGCTGTTGGGGTCCGCATCGCTTTCGAGGATCAGGTGGTAGCGGTTTTCCTCACCGTACTTGGCGATCGCCGCGTCAATATCGCTCTTGACGTTCTTAATGAGAGTGGCTGTCTTGCCATCGATCGTGGCCTGACGCGACTTGAGTTGAGCCTCGTAGGCCACAAACTCCTGCTGAATCCGGCTTTTCTCGGCGTCCCGGTCCGCTTCGGTCATGCCGTCTCGTTTCTCGAGATACGTATCCTTGGCATTCTGGATCTTGGTGGACATGGCGTCCAGCTCGTTCTGCATTGACTTGAGTTCGCCCTCAAGCTTTGCCATCTCTACCTGCTGCTTCTTGTATTCGTTGAAAACGGTCTTGCGGTCAACGACAGCGATTTTCCAGGCGGAGACGGCATCGTCTTGAGCCAGCACGCGGCTATTCAG belongs to Candidatus Hydrogenedentota bacterium and includes:
- a CDS encoding GLUG motif-containing protein encodes the protein MISRTSSANHTLRNAKKAPCLTCLWAMVLAVCMAHTAPAFGQVIQIDSIAELQLIGNDPAYPLDGDYVLTQDIDASATAAWNSDAGFDPIGDSTTPFTGTLDGQGYVITGLTINRPGTDYVGLFGAVGAGGVVQNLGLDGGEVTGENNVGGLVGYNWGGTVSQCYATGAVAGSYEVGGLVGYND
- a CDS encoding sodium:alanine symporter family protein; the protein is MESIEKLLDTVSGFMWGWPLIILLLGTHVYLTIRLRFIQRYLGKAIRLSLKRTNEGEGDISHFGALTTALAATIGTGNIVGVATAIAAGGPGAVLWMWLTGVFGIATKYGEALLSVKFRVTRANGQMAGGPMYVLERGMNQKWLGVLFAIFTAVAAFGIGNMVQANSISELVNNTFHISPWVTGAIMTILTAIVILGGIRSIARVCEALVPFMAVAYVAGCILLLCMNASTVPHTIALICTSAFTGQAALGGFLGATMKEAIRYGAARGLFSNESGLGSAPIVAAAAQTNTPVRQALVSSTGTFWDTVVVCAMTGLVLVNSGEWQAGVHDGAALTKAAFGDFGMLGGVVLTGGLLTFVFSTILGWSYYGEKAAEYLLGSRAVMPYRCLWVAFVMIGSVTTLRAVWSFADIANACMAIPNLVSLIFLSGVIVAETRTSLWQNPQALESELTRLSE
- the lpxC gene encoding UDP-3-O-acyl-N-acetylglucosamine deacetylase translates to MECQKTIAKPSSFSGIGLHTGNLTTITFKPAPVGSGVTFYRVDLPDRPAVKADIDHVVDVSRGTTIGINGVKVHTVEHVLSAIAGIGIDNVDIEVDANEAPVGDGSALPFLNTLKEAGLVEQDAKREYVEIKQPVYYKSEDKTLSVLPADETRLTVTIAYDHVAVGTQYASYTITPETYEKEIAPARTFCFLREVRMLQEQGLIKGGSLENAIVIGDESILNDDLRFPDEFVRHKLVDLLGDLFLLGQPIKGHVIAVKSGHPLHVNFSKQVKRALLNGHSRIDPGFAGSYGKTQPALDVNNIMQVLPHRFPFLLVDRILSYVPYKRVVGIKNVTVNEPFFQGHWPNMPIMPGVLIIESMAQVSAILLFDGNGKAGKLAYFMGITNARFRRTVVPGDQLIVESEMLQLRHNACRVRAVARIEDDIAVEAEMSFGLTDAPCQDGQIMPRKSV
- the lpxD gene encoding UDP-3-O-(3-hydroxymyristoyl)glucosamine N-acyltransferase, with the translated sequence MNATVGEIAAQVGGIVIGDDSVRLTGLNGIRQAREGELSFISSSRYLRYLEGTKAGALLVPGSVSVARIPLIQVPDPYAAFLDVLHRELPAAGAARPRGIHPSAVVGENVDLGENVALDAHVTVAPDAVLGDNVCVYTGAYVGTGARIGADTVIYPNASILAGVIVGARCTIHSGAVIGSDGFGYLPGPDGPRKIPQIGNVVIEDDVEVGANSAIDRATFGSTIIGRGTKIDNLVQIGHNVEMGRSCIICGNAGISGSAILGNGVTVAAGAGVAGHIEVGDGVTIAGLSGVTKSVPSGKVVSGFPAMDHERDKRIIASVRRLPEALREIHELQRRLEVLENLRDGMSKDHS
- a CDS encoding OmpH family outer membrane protein, producing the protein MKYRAVILGMVAGFLLSGLMLLNSRVLAQDDAVSAWKIAVVDRKTVFNEYKKQQVEMAKLEGELKSMQNELDAMSTKIQNAKDTYLEKRDGMTEADRDAEKSRIQQEFVAYEAQLKSRQATIDGKTATLIKNVKSDIDAAIAKYGEENRYHLILESDADPNSRTSVLYFATKIDITLEIQRILNEAYAKAK